In Pedobacter sp. MC2016-14, the following proteins share a genomic window:
- a CDS encoding LytTR family DNA-binding domain-containing protein, whose product MFVLNAIIVDDEEFARSSLYFLLQEYCDHVHICGIAKSVSEARALLALHDINLIFLDIAMPIENGFELIPDLKDLNVQVIFTTAYDEYALKAIKANAADYLLKPIDIDELKAAVDKAFRYISLDKNSAADLTKTEKMSISFAEKAEVKKLTLPSAHGSILVDIDEITHITADSNYSIFHLSKGEKITVSRVLKDYEEILPSHQFTRIHKSSIINLNYLKEYNSKNGLEVVLFNGDRIAVSRRRSSDFMEKVKIYTQVKSDK is encoded by the coding sequence GCTCGTTCGTCTCTTTATTTCCTGCTTCAGGAATATTGCGATCATGTCCACATTTGTGGAATCGCAAAATCTGTAAGTGAAGCCAGAGCACTGCTGGCTTTACATGATATAAATCTTATTTTTTTGGACATTGCTATGCCAATTGAAAATGGATTTGAGCTTATCCCAGACTTAAAAGACTTGAATGTTCAGGTAATTTTTACAACTGCATATGATGAGTATGCACTAAAAGCAATTAAAGCAAATGCCGCCGACTATTTGCTTAAACCTATTGATATTGATGAATTGAAAGCAGCTGTTGATAAAGCATTTAGATACATCTCTCTGGATAAGAATTCTGCAGCAGATCTTACTAAGACAGAGAAAATGTCAATTAGTTTTGCAGAAAAAGCTGAAGTTAAGAAATTAACCTTACCCAGTGCTCATGGCTCTATACTAGTAGACATTGATGAGATCACGCACATTACCGCTGACAGCAATTACTCTATTTTTCACTTATCTAAAGGTGAAAAAATTACAGTTTCCAGAGTTTTGAAAGATTATGAAGAAATTTTACCCAGCCATCAATTTACACGGATTCACAAATCCAGTATTATAAATCTTAATTACCTTAAAGAATATAATTCTAAAAACGGACTTGAAGTAGTTCTTTTTAATGGTGATAGAATTGCGGTATCCAGACGCCGTAGCAGTGATTTTATGGAGAAAGTTAAAATTTACACCCAAGTAAAAAGTGATAAATAG